CAAAGAGATCAACAAAGCTTTCTTCATTGCGTCACCACCGAGTTCTGTGGAGTGAGTGCGCCGCTTGCCAGTTCCAGCGCGGCGTAGCTGACTATGTTTCGATAAACCGATTGCCAATAATTCGTACGGCTCGCGCGATCCGCATCTTCCGCCCGCAACAGATCGGTGATGGTCACCAACCCCGTTTCATACCGGTCGCGCATGATCCGTAACGACTCTTCCGCTTGCTTCACACTTGCACGCGACACCTCAAGCATCTGCCGCGTGGCATCGTGCTCCAACCACGCCTTTCTCAGTTCCATCCGGACGTTGTCTTCCGCCATCTTTCGTGCCGCTTCTGCGCGCGACAGCATCGCCTTCTGCATCGAGAGCCGCGCTTCACGGTCGCGTGCAAATAGATCCACTCGAAGTTCCACGCCCGTCATCCAGTTCGTGCTGCCGTTCGCCGCGAGCGAAGCATTGTCTGCCTGCCAAGACCCAAACACATCCAGCCTCGGCCCATATGCGGCCTTCGCCGCCTTCACTCCGTTCTGCTGTGCGTCCACCTGCGAGCCAATCGCCAACAGGTCCGGACGCTGCTTCAACGCCCGAGCCTCGAATTCCTCCAGCCCTTCCACCGGCATCAACTTCTCATTCAGGACTGCCGTGGGCTCCTGCCCGTTCGGAAGTGCCATCCCCATCGCTGTTTCCAGTTGCGTCAATGCCAGCCTCAGTGCGCTCTTCGCCTGGATCGACTCCTGCTCTCTCGACGCCACGTTCACCCGAGCTGAAAGCGCATCTGACTCTACCGCCGCCCCTGCTTCCACGCGCGCCGTACTGCTATCGAGCATCGC
This region of Terriglobales bacterium genomic DNA includes:
- a CDS encoding TolC family protein, which codes for MQNWKYSILYLLLVVVTVPAAAQTVTGLGLPDAVAIALEKNPARKMAVADSQMAKAQVSLAKSSYFPRVSFTETATLGNDPVYAFGTRLRQARFTQADFALDRLNYPDPISNFSTKLGGQWNVFDFFQKNFQIRQAKSMEQASQQQLSRADQEVVFRVIDAYYAVGLARKQVEMAEQTLKTSKAMLDSSTARVEAGAAVESDALSARVNVASREQESIQAKSALRLALTQLETAMGMALPNGQEPTAVLNEKLMPVEGLEEFEARALKQRPDLLAIGSQVDAQQNGVKAAKAAYGPRLDVFGSWQADNASLAANGSTNWMTGVELRVDLFARDREARLSMQKAMLSRAEAARKMAEDNVRMELRKAWLEHDATRQMLEVSRASVKQAEESLRIMRDRYETGLVTITDLLRAEDADRASRTNYWQSVYRNIVSYAALELASGALTPQNSVVTQ